The Paenibacillus amylolyticus genome contains the following window.
GGTCATGTACATTGCGTACCGCGACACCTGATCCTGCACCGCTTTTCACAACTGGACGGCCACTTAACAATCCAGACATCTGTTCTTCCGTCATGCCGACCCCGTTATCTGTAATGCGAAACACCAATTTGTTGCCCTCACGATATACATCGACTTCAATGCTTCCTTCGTCCATATGGTACTCGATGCCATGAACAATGGCGTTCTCAATCAGGGGTTGAAGCACCAGCTTTAATGTCAGGCATTCCAGAAGTGTCTCATCTGCATGGATGTTAAAGTTGAATTTGCGCTTGAATCTCATCTGCTGAATCGTCAAATAATGCTGCGCATGCTCCAGCTCTTCCCTGATCGTTATGATGGTTTTGCCTTGACTGAGACTGATGCGGAACAGGCGCGAGAGTGACGTGATCATCGTAATCACTTCTTCATTGCGGCTCATGCCTACCATACGCACCACAGAATTCAGGGTGTTGTATAGAAAATGCGGATTAATCTGGGCCTGCAAGGCTTCCAGCTCCAGACGCCGCTTCTGTTCCTGTTCATGGATAATCTCATCCATCAGAGTTCGGATTTTATTGACCATCAGGTTGAAGCGACGCGATAATCGTTCCACCTCGAGCGGTCCTTCAATAGGCAACTCGACGTTGAAATCCCCGCGCTCCACGGCCTTCATCTTGCGCTCCATGCGCCGGATTGGACGAGTCAGACTGGATGACAGGAACAGAGATACGAGAATGACCAGTACTAGCACAACCACCAATACACGAATGAGATATCCGTTCACTTCCTGACGTGTTGTCATAATCTCATCCAGATAGGCAACACCGACAATTTTCCATCCAATATTGCCAACAGACTTCACGGTATTCAGCCTTTTCTGTCCATCTGCCTCATCTTCGTAACTGCCGGAAGCCACCAAAGCCTGTTCGATATTCTCGCTTTTGAGTCCCATATACATCAATTGCTGCTGCGGATGGTACACGATATTGCCCGCACTCTCATCGATAATGTAGACGTATCCCCGTTGCCCCAGACTGACCCGGCGGCTCAGTTCATCCATCTGTTTGAAATTGATATCAACCAGCAGGATAACCTGCCGATCCTGACCATTTTGCCGTATCGTTATGCCTTTGCTCATGGAAACGACCCATTTGTATGGGCCTGTGTACATGTTCTGAATATGAGGCAGCGAGAAACTCAGGTGATCCGGCACACGAAGCGCAGACTGAAACCACCCTTGCTGCGTCACATGGGCACTCGGTTTTAATTCGGCTGTAGGTCGGTTTTTGAGCAATTGCCCCGTGGAATCAAGCAGGGTAATGGAGATGATATCTTCACGACTGCTGAGCAATGTGTCGAGCTGTTTGTCCACCAATTCCCCTTCCCATGTCCCGTCACGCAGCATGTGCTCCTCAATGGCACGGTAGAGATGAGACATACTGCGGACGTAATCCTCCAGGTTATAACTGACCTGATCCACAATCTGTCTCGTCGTCAATTCCGCACTGCGCTCGGCAGCCTGTGTGAACTTGTCATGCAGAAGCATCGCCATGATGGTCAGCACCAGAACGATGAAGACGGAGAAGGACCACGTAATAATAAACCGGATACTGCTGACTCTGGACGAACGCAGCCTGGAGCGTAATTGAAGTCCCATGGACTTCACCCACCTGGACAAGAGCTTCATCGAATTGAACCTTCATGTGCCGCCTGGGAAGCCTGTTTACGATATTCTTTGGGCGAGACGCCAATATGTTTTTTGAAACAAAAACTGAAGTAGTTCGGTTCAGCGAAACCAACCTGCTCCGCAATCTCAAATGACTTCAGCTCTGTCGAGCGAAGCAGTTCACGGGCTGCCTCCATCCGGATCTGCATCAGGTATTGCAGGAAGGTGAGCTGCACTTCTTTTTTGAAAATGCCGCAAAAATAACCGGAGCTGATATGCAAATGTCCGCACACCTTCTGAATGGACAGATCAGGGTCGGCATAATGCTCTTTGGTAAAGACCAGTGCCTGCTCAACAATATCCTTGTATACATGCTGGCGACCACTGGCAATGCGATGTTGTACGAGCAGACAGACCTCCCGTACCTTCTTCTGCGCCTCAGCAAGACCCGGCAGTCGAAACAGATCCGCATACAATTGGAACCCTGCACCAAAGATGTCTTCCATCGCTTCTCCTGATGCCTGTGCGGCCTTCCATACGGTGGTTAACATTTCAATGAGATAAAGCTGTATATCACTTCGCCCATGTTCCACTGTAATTTCCCGAAAAATAAGCGCAAGTGCCTCCTCCAGCTCCACTTGTGTACCCGCCTTCAGACAACGCGTCAGCGTCTGCTGCTTCAACTCGTCGAATCGCAGCTTGCCCGCCGTCTGTCGCTCCACGTCTGCAATGTATATGATGGAATCCGTCCCGGGCACAAGTCGATAATCCAAGGCGAGCAGGGCATCTTCATAGGCCTGATTCACATCCGCAAGTGTATCTACAATCTGACCAGATCCCACCGTAGCCGGGATACGCAAGTAGTGATTGATGCTGCGCATCACATTTTCCAAGGCTTTCTGTTGCCGCTTCGCTCCATTCGTACCGCCCGAACGATCGATATAGAGCAGGACAATCGTCTCCTGATGCATAAAGGCATGGCCAGCTCCATGCTCCGACCAGACCTCTGCCGCAATGTTAAATGCAGCAAACCGCTTCAGTTCAGCATCCTCCGATTGTCGCAAGGAACCTCCAGGAACCAATATCTCGGACTGATCCGCTTCCCCAGATGTTGCTTGATTATTTCGCTGCGAAGAATGATTGAATGCTCCCTCAGGATTCTCCTTCTGCACATCTCCCTCCATATGCAGTGTCAATACGGATACCCCATAGCGTTCTCCTGTCAGATCCAATCCGCATTGTCTGGCTTTACTATGAATATATGTCGCGGATTTCTGCCGATGGAGCAGGGTCGCCATCAGATCTGCCTGTAATAAAGGCAAACTGGTATGATAGTGTTGACGGAGTTGCTGTACATCTTCACGCTCGGCCACTTCAGCTGCCATCTGGGCACGCAATCTGGCGAGCAGTTCAGTAAGATGCGCTGCAGAGAACGGCTTCAACAGATATTCATCCACACTTAGCGAGATGGCCTGTCTCGCATAATCAAATTCATCATATCCAGTCAAAATGACCACCTTCACAAGTGGATTACGCTTCCTCAATCTTTGCGCGAGTTCCAGACCGTTCATAAATGGCATACTGATATCGGTTACCACAATATCCGGCTCTACCCGCTCCGCCATCTCCAATGCTTCCCGTCCATTCTCAGCCAAACCGACAATCCGCAGATCGAGCGCTTCCCAATCAACCTCGACAACGAGTCCTTCACGTACATCTTCTTCATCATCCACCAGCAGTACCCGGTACACGTTCGGATTCCTCCTTTTATGACGGGCCTTATGCCCTAAAAACGAATATATATGTGCCAATGTGAATCATCTGATTTCGAATGCTCACCGAATTCATGCCCCCATGCTAAGGGTACATGTTCGTCAATTCCAAGGTTGCCATCATAATATACAATATTATCAGGGATATGTAATCGCTTTCTTTATTGGAGGTAAGGCAACCCTGTCGGGCAGTGCCTAAATAAAATGGGAAGGATAGTATATGAATGCTACGGGTATGTTAAAGTAATAAAATACGGGAAATTTCGAAGCGCTCTTAATCGGAGATATTTTGATACTAACTATGATTCCAAACCTTCATTCTTGATTCATGGATGTGTCGTATTCGTATTTAATGCTTTGACATAAATCATTGTTGTATCCGGATTGGTGTGTCCCATCATCTCCGCCAAACGGTGCAGTGGCGTATGCTCTGCCATGGCATAGCCAAAACGATGACGCAGGTCGTGTGAACTCAGCCCTTCCAGCCCTGCTGCTATCATTACTTTTTTGATCAGGTG
Protein-coding sequences here:
- a CDS encoding sensor histidine kinase yields the protein MGLQLRSRLRSSRVSSIRFIITWSFSVFIVLVLTIMAMLLHDKFTQAAERSAELTTRQIVDQVSYNLEDYVRSMSHLYRAIEEHMLRDGTWEGELVDKQLDTLLSSREDIISITLLDSTGQLLKNRPTAELKPSAHVTQQGWFQSALRVPDHLSFSLPHIQNMYTGPYKWVVSMSKGITIRQNGQDRQVILLVDINFKQMDELSRRVSLGQRGYVYIIDESAGNIVYHPQQQLMYMGLKSENIEQALVASGSYEDEADGQKRLNTVKSVGNIGWKIVGVAYLDEIMTTRQEVNGYLIRVLVVVLVLVILVSLFLSSSLTRPIRRMERKMKAVERGDFNVELPIEGPLEVERLSRRFNLMVNKIRTLMDEIIHEQEQKRRLELEALQAQINPHFLYNTLNSVVRMVGMSRNEEVITMITSLSRLFRISLSQGKTIITIREELEHAQHYLTIQQMRFKRKFNFNIHADETLLECLTLKLVLQPLIENAIVHGIEYHMDEGSIEVDVYREGNKLVFRITDNGVGMTEEQMSGLLSGRPVVKSGAGSGVAVRNVHDRIRLYYGEGYGLEFASELEEGTTVWVRIPIQTEQKEDEPDDGQQDQ
- a CDS encoding response regulator; this translates as MYRVLLVDDEEDVREGLVVEVDWEALDLRIVGLAENGREALEMAERVEPDIVVTDISMPFMNGLELAQRLRKRNPLVKVVILTGYDEFDYARQAISLSVDEYLLKPFSAAHLTELLARLRAQMAAEVAEREDVQQLRQHYHTSLPLLQADLMATLLHRQKSATYIHSKARQCGLDLTGERYGVSVLTLHMEGDVQKENPEGAFNHSSQRNNQATSGEADQSEILVPGGSLRQSEDAELKRFAAFNIAAEVWSEHGAGHAFMHQETIVLLYIDRSGGTNGAKRQQKALENVMRSINHYLRIPATVGSGQIVDTLADVNQAYEDALLALDYRLVPGTDSIIYIADVERQTAGKLRFDELKQQTLTRCLKAGTQVELEEALALIFREITVEHGRSDIQLYLIEMLTTVWKAAQASGEAMEDIFGAGFQLYADLFRLPGLAEAQKKVREVCLLVQHRIASGRQHVYKDIVEQALVFTKEHYADPDLSIQKVCGHLHISSGYFCGIFKKEVQLTFLQYLMQIRMEAARELLRSTELKSFEIAEQVGFAEPNYFSFCFKKHIGVSPKEYRKQASQAAHEGSIR